The Sphingomonas sp. OV641 DNA window CCGCGCGCTCCATGCGGAGTAGGCCGACGCGATACTGGTTCTCGAGCAGCTCGCCCACCGAGCGGACGCGACGGTTGCCGAGATTGTCGATGTCGTCGATCTCGCCCTTGCCGTCCTTCAGGTCGACCAGGGTCTTCACGACCGCAAGGATGTCTTCGGTGCGCAGCGTCGTCACCGTGTCCTCGGCATCGAGGTCGAGACGCATGTTGAGCTTGACGCGACCGACGGCCGAGAGGTCGTAGCGATCCGGATCGAAGAACAGACCGGCGAACAGCGACTCCGCCGTCTCCAGCGTCGGCGGCTCGCCGGGGCGCATCACGCGATAGATGTCGGACAGTGCCTGCTCGCGCTCTTCGGCCTTGTCGGCCTTGAGCGTGTTGCGGATCCACGGACCGGTGGTGACATGGTCAATGTCGAGCAGCTCGATACGGTCGATGCCCGCACGATCCAGCTTCTCGAGGTTGTCCGGGCCGATCTCGTCACCAGCCTCGACGTAAATCTCGCCGGTGCCCTCGTTGATGAGGTCGTAAGCCGAATAGCGGCCGTAGATTTCCTCGGTCGGAATGAGCAGGTCGGTGAGGCCGTCCTTGGCCGCCTTGTTGGCGGCGCGCGGGGTCACCTTGGTGCCCGCGGGGAACACCACTTCGCCCGAATTGGCGTCAATCAGATCGAAAGTGGGCTTCACGCCGCGCCAATTCTCGGCCGCGAACGGAATGCGCCAGCCACCTTCGCCACGCACATAGGTGACGCGGTTGTAGAAGTGGTTGAGGATTTCCTCGCTGTTGAGGCCAAGCGCGTAGAGCAGCGCCGTGACCGGCAGCTTGCGCTTGCGGTCGATACGGACGTTGACGATGTCCTTGGCATCGAACTCGAAGTCGAGCCACGAGCCACGGTACGGGATCACGCGGGCGGCGAAGAGATACTTGCCCGACGCGTGCGTCTTGCCGCGATCGTGATCGAACAGCACGCCCGGCGAACGGTGCATCTGGCTGACGATCACGCGCTCGGTGCCGTTGATGAAGAACGTGCCGTTCTCCGTCATCAGCGGCATGTCGCCCATGTAGACGTCCTGCTCCTTAATATCGAGCACCGAGCGGGTTTCCGTATCGGGATCCACCTCGAACACGATCAGGCGCAGCGTGACGCGCATCGGCGCGGCATAGGTGATGCCACGCTGGCGGCACTCCTCAACGTCGAACTTGGGCGGTTCGAGCTCGTAGTTCACGAAGTCCAGCTCCGCCGTGCCGGCGAAGTCGCGGATCGGGAACACGCTGCGCAGCGTCTTCTCGAGACCCGAAACATAGCCGATCGACGGATCGGACCGCAGGAACTGTTCGTAGCTTTCGCGCTGCACCTCGATGAGGTTCGGCATCTGCACCACTTCGTGGATGTTGCCGAAGACCTTGCGGATACGGCGCTTTGCGGTGCCGCCTTCGATCGCCTTGGTTGCCATGTAGCTGTCTGCCTTGGTCTAATTCGTCCGGGCGCAGGACAAGACGCCAAAAGGCCGCTCGTTCTGTATCGAGGATACAAACGGCAGCCTTGAAGCGTCTTATGAAACCACTGACTTCCATCCGTTCGACACGGTGCGCGAGGCCATGTCATTTCCCGAAGCTGTGGTGATCGGCCGGATATAGGCCCGGTGTTGGAGATCGTCAACCAGCGGGGCAATGCCGATGCTGTTGATTGTCGAGCCGCAAGGCGCGTATCGCCGCCATCTTGTCCGTCTTTCCGGCAAGGGCAGGGATCCATGACCGCGATCTTCTCGACTGGCGAGAGACGTGTGCGAAAGGATCTTTGCCTGGCGCGGGGATGACGAGGGTGATTGGAAGAGGGGCGCGCACATGAAGAGACTGTTGCTGCTTGCCGGCGCCACGCTGGCGCTTACGCCTGTCATGGCGCAGCAGACGCCGCCGGCGACCGGCGATGTTCCGGCGAGCTTCGCCTATCCCGTCGACGCACGCGACTATGTGCGCCGCGAGGTGATGATCCCGATGCGCGACGGGACCAAGCTGTTCACCGTGATCATCATTCCCAAGGGCGCAACCAATGCGCCGATCCTGCTGACGCGCACGCCCTACAATGCGGCGGGCCGGGCCAACCGGGTGGCGAACAGCCCGAACATGGCGTCCTTGCTGCCGCAGGGTGACGAGCCGTTCGTGCGCGCTGGGTACATCCGCGTATTTCAGGACATCCGCGGCAAATATGGCTCCGAAGGCGATTACGTCGTGACTCGACCGGTGATCGGCCCGCTCAACCAGACCAAGGTCGATCACGTCACCGACGCCTATGACACGATCGACTGGCTGGTGAACAAGGCGAACCTGCCGGAAACGAACGGCCGCGTGGGAATGCTGGGCTCTTCCTATGAGGGGTTCACCGTCGTCATGGCGCTCTTGAACCCGCACCCCGCGCTGAAGGTGGCTGCGCCGGAGAGCCCGATGATCGACGGCTGGATGGGAGACGACTGGTTCCATTACGGCGCGTTCCGGCTGGCGAACATCGCGTGGCTGGGCAAGCAGACCGGCTTCAAGGGCGCGGGATCGGAGCGTGTTTCCGGCATCTATGACGATTACGAGCAGTTCCGCCGGGTCGGGTCTGCGGGCGCATGGGCGACGCAGTCCGGCTATGCCGACCTGCCTTACTGGCAGCGGATGGTGGCGCACCCGGCCTATGACGGCTTCTGGCAGGGGCAGGCGCTCGATAAGCTGATTGCGGCCAATCCCTCCAACGTGCCGACCATGTGGGAACAGGGGCTGTTCGATCAGGAGGATATGTACGGCGCCATCACCACCTGGGAGGCGCTGAAGGCGAAAGGGAAGGCGGGGAACAACTTCCTGGTGATGGGGCCATGGCGGCACAGCCAGGCGAATTACGACGGCTCCTCCCTGGGCGACTTCAAGTGGAACGGCGATACGGCTACCGAGTGGCGAGAGGATTATCTCTTTCCGTTCTTCGACCAATATCTGCGTGACGGGAAGCCGGCCTTCACCCCGCCGCAGGCGCTGATCTACAACACCGGGGACAACCGCTGGGATAAGCTGTCGCAATGGCCGCTGGCCTGTGACACCGGTTGTGCGGCCCCCATGACCCCGATCTATCTGGGTGAGAACGGCGCCCTGGGATTTCAGAAGGGGCAGGCGGGTGGTGATAGCTATGTCTCCGATCCGGACAAGCCGGTGCCGCACCTGCCGCGCCCGGTGAATTTCGGTGACGGGCGCTGGGGCGCGTGGCTGGTGTCCGACCAGCGATCGGTGGATGGCCGCACCGATGTGATGACGTACGAGACCGCTCCGCTGACCCAGGCAGTACGGGTGTCGGGCGCGCCGATGGCGGACATATTCGCCAAGACGACCGGCACCGACGGCGACTTCGTGGTGAAGGTGATTGACGTCTATCCGGACGATTACCCGAACGAGCCGAAGAAGGGCGGATATCAGCTGCCGATCAGCCTCGACATCTTCCGTGGCCGTTATCGCGACAGCTTCGACAAGCCGACGCCGATCCCGGCGGGGAAGGTGCAGCGCTATCGCTTCCGCCTGCCGACGGTGAACCATGTGTTCAAGCCGGGCCACCGGATCATGGTTCAGGTCCAGTCGTCGCTGTTCCCGCTCTATGATCGCAATCCGCAGAAATATGTGCCGAACATCTTCCTGGCGAAGAAGGAGGATTATCAGAAGGCGACCGTGACGCTGTCGCGCGGCGGCGCGCAGGCAAGCGCAGTGTGGCTGCCGGTGGTGGGTGACGCGCGGACAGCGCCGCGCCCGTAATTGGTTGTCCGGCGTTCAGGTTCGCACGAGTAGCGCAATGAGCATGGCAGGGGTGATGAAGATGCGGTGGGCAGCCGGAGCGGCGGCGCTTTGCGTGGCCGGGGTGGCAAGCGCGCAGGTGCCGCCAACGACGATACCGGACGTGGGCAATTTCAGCCTGCCCGAAACGCCGCCGCGTGCCCAGCCGATCCCGCTGCCCCCTCCGACACCAACGCCGACCCCGACCCCGACCGCTGCGGTGCCGCTGGTGGTGCCGCCACCTCCGCCGCGCGCAGAGGCGCCGCGCCCGCGTGCGACTCCGACCGCCACGCCGGCACCGACGGCGACGCGCGCGCCGGCTCCCGTGCCCCGCGCCACTGCCGCGCCTGGGGTTACGCCGACCCGCGCCGTAGAGCCGGCCCCTGTTCCTTCGCCCTTGCCAGAGGCGTTACCGGCAGAGGGTGTTACGCCTGAACCGGCGCCAGTCGCCGAGGCGGCGCCCGCCGTGATCCTGCCCGAGCCGGCGCCTTCCAATGAGCGACTGAATTGGCTTTGGGGGGTGCTGATCGGCGCGATCCTGCTGGTGGGGGCGGCGCTCTTTGCGTGGCGGCGTCGATCGGCACGACCGGAGGCGCTGCCTGCGCCCGACGAGCCGTTCGACGCGGCGCCGGTAGATCCGGCCGCGGAAGAAGAGTTGGTGGTCGAACAGTCGCCGGCGGAGCCGCGACCTGCTGAGCCGGTGCCGCCCATGGCTGCCGTGCCAGCTGCCGCAGCGCCGCGGTTCCTGGATGTGTCGGACAAGGTGCCGCCCGCGCGGCTCGAGCTTGAGGCGCCGGTGGTGCGCCGCGCGGGCATCAACATGATCACGGCAACGGCTGACCTTACAGTCGAGGTGCGCAACGCGTCGGACGTGCCGGCACGCGGCGTGACGCTGGACGTGCGGCTTGCCAGCGCGCAGCCCAATCAGGATGCGGCCATCGCGGCGATGTTCGCAGGGCCAGTGCCGCGGCCGGCTGCGCCGCCGTTCGACCTGGCACCCGGCGAAAGCCGTCGCGTGCGAACGCTGGTGACGATGGCGCGCGAGTCGATCACCGTGCTTCAGGCGGGCGGGCGGCCGATGTTCGTGCCCGTGGTGGCGATCCGTGCGCTTCACGCTGGCGGGCAGACGGTGTCGGTTCACGCGCTGGGCATCGAGCGGCCGGGACAGGCGAAGCTGGGGCCGTTCTGGCTCGATCAGCCGGGCCGGATGTTCGATGCTGTCGGCGTACGCCCGCACAGCGGGCAATGGTGAGCAGGCATCAGTTCTGCGCCGTCAGCGCGGTGTCCACAAGGTGATGTTGGCGACGCGGGCGCCGGGTCGGTAGCGCTGCATGGCCCGTGCCAGCGGGGGATGGCGGGCGATCCAGGTCGGCCCGGGAACCTCGTCCACCAGGACGATATCGGGGCGATACCGGATGATATCGGCCGCAAGCAGCGCGGCGTCGGCCCGTTCGGCTTGTTCATATGCGCGTCGTGCGGCGGGGGAGAGCGCCGGGCTCTCCAGTTGCTGCCATGCATTGCCCGTCGCCCATTGGTTCCCCCGCGTGCCGACCCATGTGCCGTCGACCCAGCGGGTGAGCGGATGTCCGAGCGAGAAATCGAACGAGACGCCGATCAGCTTCGGATGGGATGGCCCGAGCCGCTGCACCGCATCGCGCAGGGCGGTCGGCTGCGGCACGCGGGCGTAGCTGTAGGTCGCGAACAGCGCGAGGGTGGCGGCGCAGAGCGCACCAAAGGCGCGCGCCTTGCCGGGCCGCGCCAGTTCCAGCGTGATTGCGAGGAGCGCTGACGCGACCGCGGGATAGCCGTGGTTGAGATAGCCCTTGCCCTGCACCAGTCCGGCGAGAGCGAAGCCGGCGGCGGCGAGTAGCGCGACAATCGCGGGTTCGGACGGGCGGGCCCGTGCGAGCCAGAAGGTGAGTACTGCCGCGGTCGCGGGGATCGTTACCATCGTGCCGGTGAGGAGATGATGCCAGCTGTCGCGCCCCGGCAGGTACACCAGTCGGAGCAGCGGCAGCATGTGGGTGAAATACTCAGGAAAGGCGAGCAGCACGAGGAGGAGGTAGCCGGCGCAGACCAGCGCCAGGGTGATCCATTCGGGCGCGCGTGCCGCATCAAGGCTGCGCCGCCGGAGCGCCGACCAGAGCGCGGGCAGAGCAAGCGCGAGGATGAGGTGAGGCTTGATGACGACCATGATCCCCCCCGCGATGCCGGCCGAGCGGGCGTCGGCGGCGCGGACCGGCAGGGCCAACGATCGGCTGACGATCACCGCGAGCATGGGGAGGCCCGCGAGAAGGGCGATGTGTTCGCGCTGCGCGAACAGGTCTGCGGGCAGGATGAGGAGGATGAAGGCGCATGCGGCGCTGACCAGCGTGGCCCGGGCGGGCAGCGGTGGCAGGATGCGGCGGGCGTGGCGCACGGAAAGGAGCGCCAGCACGGCCACCATCGCAACCGTCAGCGCTTCCGGGCGGAGACCGAGCGCCTGCGCGAGCGCGACCGCCGGCACGTAGAGCAGGACCGAGGCGGGCGGGTTCACCTCCTCGATATCGCGATACAGCCGGGCGCCATCGAGCAGTCGCTCGGCGATGGTGATGAGCCAGGAAACGTCGCAGTTCAGCGCGGAAAGTGATTGCTGGATCAGCGCGGCGGCGGCGACGAACGCGATCGCCAGCCATGGCCGCAGCGGCATTCGGCGCGGCGCGGAGAAGGAGAGGGTGCCGGTGATCACTCGCGCGGCACTATCGCCCCAGTGGTTGCGGCGGGGTTACTGCCGCGGCGGCACAGGGAAGAGGTGGAGCGGACAAGAAAAAGGCGGCACCCGCGAAGGCGCCGCCCTTTCTTTCAAGTCGGCCATCAGGGGAACGAGTCCCGCGACATCGGCCGGCCTTGTGCGAGGCGCGCTGCCAGGCAGCGCGCGCCCGCACAGCGGCTTACTTGAGCTCGACGGTCGCGCCGGCTTCCTCGAGCTGCTTCTTGACCTTCTCGGCCTCGTCCTTCGAAACGCCTTCCTTGATCGGCTTCGGCGCGCCCTCGACGAGGGTCTTCGCTTCGGTCAGGCCAAGGCCGGTGATCGCGCGGACTTCCTTGATGACGTTGATCTTCTTGCCACCGTCGCCGGTGAGGATCACGTCGAACTCGGTCTTCTCTTCAGCGGCCGGAGCAGCTGCGCCGCCACCAGCTGCCGGAGCTGCTGCAACCGCTGCTGCGGCCGAGACGCCCCACTTCTCTTCGAGGAGCTTCGAGAGCTCAGCCGCCTCGAGGACGGTCAGTTCGGACAGCTGGTCAACCAGCGCGTTCAGGTCTGCCATGATAGTCTTCCTTTAAATCGATCGAATGAAACGATGCTGCCTGAAGGATCAGGCGGCTTCCTTTTCCGAGTAAGCTGCAAGCACGCGCGCGATCTGCGCGGCGGGCGCCTGGGTGATGGTCGCCAGCTTCGTGGCCGGAGCCACGATGAGACCGACGATCTTCGCCCGGAGCTCGTCCAGCGACGGCATCGTCGCAAGCGCCTGAACGCCTGCCACGTCGAGCTTGGTCGCACCCATTCCGCCGCCGACGATCTCGAACTTGTCGGTCGTCTTGGCGAATTCCACGGCTACCTTGGCAGCCGCAACGGGATCGACCGAAGTCGCGAGACCGACCGGGCCGGTGAACATGTCACCAAGCTCGTTATAGTCGGTGCCGTCGAGCGCGATCTTGGCAAGCTTGTTCTTCGAGACCTTGTAGACGGCGCCGGCCTCGCGCATCTTCGTCCTCAGCTGCGTCGACTGGGCGACGGTGAGGCCGAGGTTGCGGGTGACGACCACCACGCCGACCTCGGAGAAGGTCTGCTTGAGTTCGGCGACGGCTGCGGCCTTTTGAGCACGATCCATGCCATTCTCCACACTTTGACCGCACCCCGAAGGCTGCGGCCGGTTACGATCCACCTGCGGCAGACGCCGCAGATAGTTGTCCAAGGGCACCCCACCAAAGTATGACTTTGATGGGACCCGAGCGATGGGGAATGGGAAGCGTCGCATGGCCAGGCCATGCGGCAGACCGGAGCACGCGGACGCGCTGCGGTGAAATCCTGTCCCCGTCTCGGCGGGGCATTAAGGGCGCGAACACCCACCCGCTGTCTCGGACGGCGCCGCACACCAGAGGGGTACGGCAAGCGGCGCCCTTTAGCGGAATGACGCGCCACGTCAAGTGTCTTCAAAATGGCATGAAACCGCAATCGATTCGTCGCGGCCGTGCCATGCGGCCGTCACTCGCCCCCGCCAGAGGCGCTTCAAAGCCTTTGATAATTGGGGGAACCATGACCGACTCGCGCTTCACCTATGACGATGGCGACATCGACACCAACAATGCCGCCAACCCGCATCTGAACGAACTGATCGCCCAGCGTTATTCGCGCCGGCAAACGCTGCGTGGCGGGTTGACCGCGATGACGACGGCGGTGTTCGGCGGCGTGCTGCTGGCGGGCTGCGACGATGACGACGACCTTCTGCAGCGCGAGAGCGTCTCGGTGTCGACCGGCCAGTCGGCCACGGCGACCGCCGGTAAGACGGTGACGCTGCAGGGCACCGCAAGCTCCACCGCGCGCACCGTGGGCTGGACGCAGGTGAGCGGCCCGACCGTGACGCTGACCAACGCCAACACCGCCACCGCCAGCTTCACGGCGCCCGCCGTGAGCGCGGCGACGCCGCTCGTCTTCCGCTTCACCGGCGCGACCGGCATCGGCGACACGGCAACGGCCGACACCACCGTCACCGTATCCCCGGCAACGCTGGACTTCACCGCGGTGGCGAAGAACCGCAACGACCTGGTCACCGTGCCGGCCGGCTATGCCGTGACGGTGCTGTATCGCCTGGGCGATCCCATCAATGCCAACACTCCCGCTTATGCCAATGACGGTTCGGACACGAACTTCGGCGCGCGGGCGGGCGACCATCACGATGGCATGAGCTTCTTCGGCCTGGCTGCCAGTGGCGCGACGCGCGACGCGTCCAGCAGCACGCGCGGCGTGCTGGTGCTGAACCACGAGAATATCACCGAAAGCTACCTGCACTCGCGCGGGCCGACGAACACGGGCGGCGTGCGCCCGGAGGCGGAAGCGATCAAGGAAATCGAAGCGCACGGCGTTTCGGTGATCGAAGTAACGCGCGGCGCTTCCGCGTGGAGCTATGTCCAGGCGTCGGCGCTCAACCGCCGCATCACCCCGAACACGCCCATGGCGTTCAGCGGCCCGGCAAAGGGCAATGTGCTGCTGCGCACCGTCTATTCCACCGACGCCACCAAGGGCCGGGGCACCATCAACAATTGCGCCAACGGGACGATGCCCTGGGGCACCTATGCAACGGCGGAAGAAAATTGGGCCGGATATTTCCGGCGCGATCGCGGCGACGCGGCCGTCCGCGTCACCGCCGGCCAGGCCAAGCAGAACACCAGCCTGGCCCGCTACGGCATCTCCGAAGGCCGCGCCGGCAATTACGGCTGGACCACGGTGACCCCGGCGGATTCGTCCAACACGCTGTTCCGCAAGTGGAACATTACCGCCACCGCCGGTGCGGCATCGGACGGCACGCAGGACTTCCGCAACGAAGCGTTCCAATACGGCTGGATCGTCGAGATCGACCCCTATGACCCCGCCTCCACGCCGCGCAAGCGCACCGCGCTTGGCCGCATGAACCACGAAGGCGTCGGCCCGGGCCGCATGATCGCGGGCGTGAAGCCGGCCTTCTACATGGGTGACGACGCGCAGGGCGAGTATATCTACAAGTTCGTTTCCGCGACGGCATGGACGGCGGCCGATGCGAATGCCGCCGACCGCCTGGCGATCGGTGACAAATATCTCGACACGGGCACGCTCTATGTCGCGAAGCTGAATGCCGACGGCACTGGCCAGTGGCTGCCGCTGGTGTTCGGCACCGGTCCGCTGACCAGCGCCAACGCCACCTATCCGTTCGCCGACCAGTCCGACGTGCTGGTCAACACCCGCCTGGCGGCGGATCTGGTGGGCGCGACCAAGATGGACCGTCCGGAATGGACCGCGGTGAACCCGGCGAATGGCGAGATGTATTGCACGCTCACCAACAATTCGTCGCGCACCCCCGCCACCGTCGATGCGGCCAATCCGCGCGCCTATGTCGATCCGCGCACCGATGGCCGCTCGACCACCGGCAACGCCAACGGACATGTCATTCGCTTCCGCGAAAATGGCGACACGACCGAGGCGACGGCGTTCACCTGGGACGTTTATGCCTTTGGCTCGGGCAGCGATCTGGACAAGGACAACATCAACCTGTCGGGCCTCGACGACACCAATGACTTCTCATCGCCGGACGGGCTGTGGTTCAGCCTGCCGTCGAATGTCGCGGGACAGGTCAATCCGGTGATGTGGCTGCAGACCGACGACGGTGCGTACACCGACGTCACCAACTGCATGATGCTCGCTGCCATTCCCGGCAAGGTCGGCGACGGTGGCACCAAGACGATCACCAACACCACGCCGGCTGGCACCAGCACGGCCACGACGCGCGTCGGCAAGGCGCCCGGCGCGACGCTGAAGCGCTTCCTGGTCGGCCCGAAGGAGTGCGAGATCACCGGCATCACCTCCACGCCGGACGGCAAGGCGCTGTTCGTCAACATCCAGCACCCGGGTGAGGGCGGCGGACCGGACAACATCACGTCGAGCTGGCCGGCCTCGCAGACCGGAACGCCGACGACGCCAAGCCGCCCGCGCTCGGCGACGATCGTGATCACCCGCACCGACGGCGGCCTGGTCGGGATCTGAAAGGTCCAGCTCAGCTAACAATGGATCCCTCTCCCCAGCGAGAGGGACCCTTTTTGTTGGGCGCGGCACCTGCCGGATCGTCATCCCGGACTTGATCCGGGATCCATCGTGCGGCGCACGCTGTGGCTGGTTGGCGCGCGCAGCACTCGCGGCTGGTTGGATCCCGGATCGAGTCCGGGATGACGATGGTGTCCGGGGGAGGGCGTTGGTGCCGCTACCGATCCGTGCGGATCGCCCCGGCCTCACGCACTGCCGCCAGCGTCGGCCAGCCGTTGACGGCCATCAGCAGGTCCGCCTCCGCCAGAATGCACTTCAGGACATGGGCGCAGCCCTGCGCGCCGCCGAGCGCCAGGCCGTAGCTGTAGGGGCGGCCGATGCCGACCATGTCAGCGCCGAGCGCGATCGCCTTCACCACATCGGTGCCGGAGCGGATGCCGCTGTCGAAGAATAACGGCACGCGGCCGGCCACCGCCTCAGCCACCGCCGGCAGCATATCGATCGCCGCAATGCCGCCATTCGCCTGCCGCCCGCCATGGTTGGAGACGTAGATGCCGTCCGCGCCGCCGTCGATCGCGCGGCGCGCGTCTTCGGGGTGGCAGATGCCCTTGAGGACGATCGGCAGGCGGGTGATCGACTTCAGCCAGGGGAGGTCGTCCCAGGTCAGCACCTTGCCGAACGTGGCGCCCCAGGTGCCGATGGCGGTGCGAAGGTCCTCCTCGGGCGCCTTGCCGCCCAGCATGGCGCGGAAGCGGGGATCGATGAAATAGTTCTGCAGCACGTGGCCGCGCAGCTGCGGAAAGTTGGACGGGTTGAGGTCGCGCGGGCGCCAGCCGGTGACCCAGGTGTCGAGCGTGACGATGATCGCCTTATACCCCGCCTTTTCCGCGCGCGAGACGAGGCTTTCGGCCAGGTCCTTGTCGCGGGGCGTGTAGAGCTGGAAGAAGGCGGGCGTGTCGCCGCAGGCGGCGTGGACGTCCTCGAGCGGATCGTTGGAGAGGGTGGAGGCGGTGAGCGGGACGCCGGTGGCGGCGGAGCCCTGCGCGGCGGCGAGGTCGCCGTGCTGGTCCTGTGTCATCATGCCGGTGACGCCGATCGGCGCCATGAATACGGGCGATGGCAGCGACAGACCGAAGATCGAGGTGGAAAGGTCGCGATGCGTGGTGTCGACCATCATCCGCGGCACCATGCCCCAATGGCGGAAGGCGCGGGCGTTCTCGTCCTGCGTGAACTCGTCGCCGCAGCCGCCCTGGACATAGGTGAGGACATGCGGCGGAAGCGCGGCCTGCGCACGCTTCTCCAGCGTCGCGAAATCGACGGGCAGGGTGGGGACGATGCCGGAAAGGCCGGCGCCGTAGATCTGGGTCTGGAGGTCGCCGTAATGCGGCATGGGGTTCGCTCTCCTGCTTTTGCTGGCAGTGTCGCGGGGGAGAGGCGTCCTGTCCACCTTCGTTGAGAAGCGTAATCATGTCCCGGCCGATCGTCATCCCGGACTTGATCCGGGATCCAAGTCTCCCCGGGCGCTGTCACCTGTCGCTCTAGCGACAGCGTTCGCGGCACCATGGATCCCGGATCAAGTCCGGGATGACGGCGAGGCTTGAAGAAAGGACAGTCTGCCTCATCTCACCCGATCAGGCGTTCGTAGAGCTTGATGTAATCGTCCGCCATCCGCTCCACGCTGAAGCGTTCCGCCACCCGCTTCCGGCAGGCGGAGCGGTCTATGTCGCCGATGCGGGCGATGGCTTCCACCGCTTCCTCCACCGTATCGACGAGGAAGCCGGTGACGCCGTGTTCGATCAGCTCGGGCATGGAGCCGCGGTTGAAGGCGATCACCGGCGTGCCGCAGGCCATTGCCTCCACCACCGAAAGGCCGAAGGGTTCGTCAAAGCCGATGAGGTGGAGGAGCGCGCGGGCCTCGCCGAGCGCCCGGGTTCGCGTGTCGCCACCGACCACGCCGCGGAAGATCACGCGGTCATTGTCGATGTGCGGGGCCACGTCCCGTTCGTGATAACCCTGGTCCTGCACCAGGCCGGCCATGATGAGGCGCTTGCCGGCCTGTTGCGCAGCGGCGATGGCCGCGTGTGGGCCTTTATCGGGGTGGATCCGGCCGAAGAAGAGCAGGTCGTCGCTGCCCTGCGCATCGAACGGGAAATCGCCCAGTGGAATGCCGTGATGGATCGTCGCGGCGTAGCTGAGCGATGGGTGGCGATCGGCGTCGCTGATCGAGACGTAATGCACGTGGTCGTCGTAGCGCTGGTACACCGGCACGATCCGTTCGGACGAGAAGCCGTGGATCGTTGTCAGCATCGGCGTGTCGATCAGGCGTGACCAGGCGAGCGGCATGAAATCGGCCTGGTTGTGGATGAGGTCAAAGTCGTCGGCGCGTTCCATGCAGTGCGCGATGTGCATCGCCTCCCAGACCTTGGCATCCAGGTGCGGCGGTTCGGAATAGCCGCGCGGGGCGACGCCCTCCAGCCTGCCGGCGGTGTGCGAGTTCCGGGTGGCAAAGAGCGTGACGTCGACACCGCGCGCGATCAGCGCCTCGGTCAGCAGGCTCGTCACCAATTCCCACGGGCCATAGCCGGTCGGGGGCGTCGACCAGGAAATCGACGACAGCATGGCGATACGCATCAGGCGAGTAGCTCCACGACATAGGCCTCATCGGCATCGATCGTGCCGTCGAACATGTCTCGCGTTCCGGTCGCGACGATGATCCGGCCGGGGCGAGTGGCGCCAGGCAGCGTTACCTCGCGCGGCTCGCTGCCGAGATTGAGGACGACGAGCAGCCGCTCGTCGCCGTGCTGGCGCTCGTAGGCGAGGATATCGGGCGCGGCCTCGCGCAGTGTCATGCGGCCCAACGAGAGGGCGGGGCTGGCGCGGCGCGCGGCGAGAAGGCGGCGGTAGAGCCGCAGCATCGAGGCCGGGTCTTCCTCCTGCGCGGCGACGTTGCGGGTGCGCCAATCGGGGTGAAGCGGCAACCACGGTTCGACGGTGGAGAAGCCGGCATTGGAGGACGCATCCCACGCCATTGGCGTGCGCGACCGATCACGGCCAAGGCCCATGCCGGGCTGACGCAGATCCTGCGGATCGCGGATGCGGTGGGGCGGGATGTCGACGGTGCCGATGCCGATCTCGTCGCCCTGGTAGAGCGTCGGCGTGCCGCGCAGGGTGAGGAGCAACATGGCGGCGACGCGGGCTTGGCGCTCGCCAATGCGCGCGGCGATGCGCGCGGCATCATGGCTGCCGATCACCCAATTCGGCCAGCCGTGGTCGGGAATGGCGGCATCATAGCCAGCGATCAGCGCGGCGAGCGTGTCGCGATCCCATGGATTCTCGATCAGTTCGAAGTTGAAGGGG harbors:
- a CDS encoding alpha-hydroxy-acid oxidizing protein, with protein sequence MPHYGDLQTQIYGAGLSGIVPTLPVDFATLEKRAQAALPPHVLTYVQGGCGDEFTQDENARAFRHWGMVPRMMVDTTHRDLSTSIFGLSLPSPVFMAPIGVTGMMTQDQHGDLAAAQGSAATGVPLTASTLSNDPLEDVHAACGDTPAFFQLYTPRDKDLAESLVSRAEKAGYKAIIVTLDTWVTGWRPRDLNPSNFPQLRGHVLQNYFIDPRFRAMLGGKAPEEDLRTAIGTWGATFGKVLTWDDLPWLKSITRLPIVLKGICHPEDARRAIDGGADGIYVSNHGGRQANGGIAAIDMLPAVAEAVAGRVPLFFDSGIRSGTDVVKAIALGADMVGIGRPYSYGLALGGAQGCAHVLKCILAEADLLMAVNGWPTLAAVREAGAIRTDR
- a CDS encoding glycosyltransferase family 4 protein; the protein is MRIAMLSSISWSTPPTGYGPWELVTSLLTEALIARGVDVTLFATRNSHTAGRLEGVAPRGYSEPPHLDAKVWEAMHIAHCMERADDFDLIHNQADFMPLAWSRLIDTPMLTTIHGFSSERIVPVYQRYDDHVHYVSISDADRHPSLSYAATIHHGIPLGDFPFDAQGSDDLLFFGRIHPDKGPHAAIAAAQQAGKRLIMAGLVQDQGYHERDVAPHIDNDRVIFRGVVGGDTRTRALGEARALLHLIGFDEPFGLSVVEAMACGTPVIAFNRGSMPELIEHGVTGFLVDTVEEAVEAIARIGDIDRSACRKRVAERFSVERMADDYIKLYERLIG